GAACGCAATGCGGTACATAACATAGCAATTACCGCCGCTGCTTTTTCCTCCGGGAACGGGTAATGATCCGGAGGATAATGTTTCTGCTTAAAGAAAATATATACCATCCATGCAGCGTTAGTCAAAAAACGCAATTTGTAGTACAATAGCACGTAAAGAAACGTGTAAAATTTTCGTGAAAAGGCCGGTAGTAAATATGAAAACAGATAAAAGATCATCCGTGCGGTTCATTGCGGTGCTGGCAGTTTTTTTGTTCTCTGTCGTGCCGGGCAATGCCGGCGCTCGCCTTGCAGCAGAATTAGAGCATAGTGATAATGCCGGCAGCAGTATCCCTAATCCCTCGGGGCGGCTTGAAACAGCCGTTATGCCTGGGGCATCCTCGCAGACGTATTATGTAGTCAGTGACAACCTCTATGTCCTTGTCCAAAAACCGATGGCTAAAGCATACGGCGCATTTTCCATGAAACCGGTTATCGTGTCTGATGTTGCCGGCTACAGTGACGAAGACACAGGGCCTGCAGGTTTGGCATCAGGAGATACGCTGCGTGCCGGCGAAAGCAGTTCCTTTGATCGCGCTGAGCAGGGGAGTGAGAAGCTTCAGGGGACAGAGGTAGCCATTAATATGAATTTCAGGAGAGCAGCAGACAAACCGGAGAAACCTGGTGCCGGAGCTGATAGTTCCCAGGATAATGAAGATATTGCAGACCCGTTGGAGCCGATAAACCGCGTTTTCTTCACCTTCAACGATAAGTTTTATTTCTGGGCGGTGAAACCTGCGGCCCGTGTCTATGGACTTATCGTGCCGGAATGGGGCCGGATGAGAGTACGGAATGTATTTGATAACGTGCAGGCTCCGGTAAGGCTGGTCAATGCACTCCTACAGCTAAAGATGCATAAGGTTGGAACAGAATTCGCCAGGTTTGTTCTCAACAGCACCGTTGGCGTTGCCGGATTATTCGATATCGCTTCCAGACACCCTGAACTCATCACCAGCGAAGAGGACCTGGGCCAGACTTTCGGCGCCTATGGATTAGGGGAGGGGTTCTATCTTGTTTTGCCGTTCCTGGGGCCTTCTTCCCTGCGGGATACGGCAGGAACGGTCGGTGACTATTTTCTTGACCCCATAGGGCACATAACGCCGGTGAGGGATGCGATAGTCGTGCGGTCTTTTGATCGGGTCAATGATACTTCTTTCAAGATCGGCGATTATGAAGACATCAAGGAATCTGCAATGGATGCGTACATTTCAATACGGGATATGTATAAGCAGTTCAGGAGAAACAAAATTCGGGAGTAATTGCCCCCGGATTACTTGACTACTTTTTCCCTCAAACGCCTTACCAGGTCGTTGTACGAACTTGACCTTATGATCTGAGTGAACTGTGTCCTGTAGTTGTTCACGAGGCTTACGCCCTCGACGATAATGTCATATACTTCCCATTTATCCTTTTTCCTGAGAATC
The sequence above is drawn from the Nitrospirota bacterium genome and encodes:
- a CDS encoding VacJ family lipoprotein encodes the protein MKTDKRSSVRFIAVLAVFLFSVVPGNAGARLAAELEHSDNAGSSIPNPSGRLETAVMPGASSQTYYVVSDNLYVLVQKPMAKAYGAFSMKPVIVSDVAGYSDEDTGPAGLASGDTLRAGESSSFDRAEQGSEKLQGTEVAINMNFRRAADKPEKPGAGADSSQDNEDIADPLEPINRVFFTFNDKFYFWAVKPAARVYGLIVPEWGRMRVRNVFDNVQAPVRLVNALLQLKMHKVGTEFARFVLNSTVGVAGLFDIASRHPELITSEEDLGQTFGAYGLGEGFYLVLPFLGPSSLRDTAGTVGDYFLDPIGHITPVRDAIVVRSFDRVNDTSFKIGDYEDIKESAMDAYISIRDMYKQFRRNKIRE